CGGTCGCCAGCGCCTTGAGAATCTCGAAGAATCCCTGATGAAAGCCGTCACGGCCGCCCAGCCGGCCCGCTTTCTTGAATTTGATGACGTGTCGGATGCCGTCGATAAAATACTCCGCGGCTCGCATTACACCAGCCGCCTTTATATTCGCGATTACATCGACCAGCATGAAAGCAAGGTCAAAGACGTCGAGCATATCCACGACACGCTGATATCGCCGATGGTCAGCACCAAACGTCTTGCGGTCGAAGGCGAAGCCGGAACGGGCAAAACCATGCTGGCCATGGCTCTTGCGAAGCACTTCCGTGATCTTGGGCAGAAAGTCCTGCTCCTTTCACCCAACCCGGTCCTGAATCAGTACATGACCGAACAGGTCGGCAGTCGCATTGAAGTGCAGACCTATGCGGAATTCGCCTCCGACTTCGGCGTGGATATCCTCAAGCGTGCTCCCGATTTTGAAGGCAGCCGTGAGGACTGGATTCAGTATGTGGGCCCCGAGCGCCTGAAAGCCTCGATTCTGAAGAGCAGCAAACGCTTCGATGTCCTTCTCTGTGATGAAGCCCAGGACGTGCAGCCTTTCTGGTGGGAATCCATCGAGGCGTCCTTGCAGAGCCCTGACAGTCATTTTTATATCTTCTTCGATCGTAGCCAGGGTGTCTTCGGTTCCGGCTCTTCAGAAGGCCATTTTGTGCCCGAGGATGTGCTTCCGATCAGCACTCCTTACTTCCCGCTGGTGAATAACTATCGCACGACCAAGGAAATCTCGACCTTCTCGCGGAATTTCCGCACGGGTCGGCAGATCCTGAACAGTCACTCCGGGCGACTCGGGTATATCCCAGCTCTGATTCTTTATAAGGATGCGGCCGACGCGCAGAAAAAAATCGAAGAACTCGCATCACGCCTTTGTGATCAGGAAGGACTGCGCAGCGAGGAAATCACAATCCTGTCAGCTCGACGCCCACTGCAGGAAGGGTCGGTCCTTCAAAATGTTCAAAAACTAGGCAATTTTGAGCTGTGTGATATCGGAAATAATCGGAAAGCCCCGCGGAGTGACAGAACTCTTGCCGTATCGACGATTCAGGCTTTTAAAGGCCTGGAAACCTCGGTCGGCCTGATCTGCAACCTGAGCGAATACAACATGCCGCTGACCAATCCGATCATGGCGAGTCTTCTTTATGTGGCCTGCACGCGTGCGAAACACATGCTCTATATTTTACTCCAGGAAGACGACGCGAAGAAAGAGGTCATCCAGAAAGCCATGGATGCCATCAGCAACAAGGGCTCGCTGATTATCGGCGAA
This is a stretch of genomic DNA from Oligoflexus sp.. It encodes these proteins:
- a CDS encoding NERD domain-containing protein: MARLYPNTDKVRVIFASQAEEQFYQQCKMLSNDWAVYYSCTLSGIEGENGLTDNEIDFVLFHPRIGLVVMEVKGGRISYNPDNLQFYTENRFGERFPIKNPFAQALNWKSRFLRYLKKKNVKVPMTHMVCLPSVHEQDFPDRPDVENMLLIGRQRLENLEESLMKAVTAAQPARFLEFDDVSDAVDKILRGSHYTSRLYIRDYIDQHESKVKDVEHIHDTLISPMVSTKRLAVEGEAGTGKTMLAMALAKHFRDLGQKVLLLSPNPVLNQYMTEQVGSRIEVQTYAEFASDFGVDILKRAPDFEGSREDWIQYVGPERLKASILKSSKRFDVLLCDEAQDVQPFWWESIEASLQSPDSHFYIFFDRSQGVFGSGSSEGHFVPEDVLPISTPYFPLVNNYRTTKEISTFSRNFRTGRQILNSHSGRLGYIPALILYKDAADAQKKIEELASRLCDQEGLRSEEITILSARRPLQEGSVLQNVQKLGNFELCDIGNNRKAPRSDRTLAVSTIQAFKGLETSVGLICNLSEYNMPLTNPIMASLLYVACTRAKHMLYILLQEDDAKKEVIQKAMDAISNKGSLIIGEASHDHMYAGTVSYFNPERVGWLTVDDPSLQRSTLMFFPHDLKEIGSDKIEVGTRLSFRVRLEGFAPIAVDLKLVRMTPHENPEKDLVKPAVKSEVKPSVKAEVKPAVKPAGAKKIKPKSGKKNGVA